A genomic stretch from Syntrophorhabdales bacterium includes:
- a CDS encoding helix-turn-helix domain-containing protein, which translates to MSFSDMIPQLLPLKEVRRILGISHVTMWKWAKQGKISVVKLSARKVCVRREELERFIHDNEIGQIPGVAGKMPAQEIIRSKPGTR; encoded by the coding sequence GTGTCCTTTAGCGACATGATACCGCAACTCTTGCCCCTGAAGGAAGTCAGACGGATTTTGGGTATCTCCCATGTGACCATGTGGAAGTGGGCTAAACAGGGAAAGATTTCAGTGGTAAAGCTGTCAGCACGGAAAGTCTGCGTGAGACGTGAAGAGCTAGAGAGATTTATCCACGATAACGAAATCGGCCAGATTCCCGGAGTGGCTGGCAAGATGCCCGCGCAAGAGATTATCAGAAGCAAACCTGGAACCCGCTGA